A part of Candidatus Babeliaceae bacterium genomic DNA contains:
- a CDS encoding Hint domain-containing protein: MKRFLFFALFVASQILGHGFGQSTLIKTNKTCQSIDSVCRNVSEKQYVTSYDIRTSAYTIKKIKSAGVSTTNCYCKIWFDECFDNDDVICTPTQEFYAPILQKWVSAYQLKVGDQLLGAHQKLHSIARIKFIKKPLIVYSLEIKKLHNFLVGRHAILTHNMLFPVGAYIGLSVAFGSGATTGGTAGSFFGPITCAGGIVIGGLIGVAIQLVKRKGKLSHYVLVFDANNIEKHLMHHADRKDNSGEVEFNNSPTPCGAGPEDPDPRDPRNRNKKAEKNNKNNERKKNTREELIRGMNELKKIGFDYSKQHDKYRLTKGDKIHGKGEWINPDRLHNEIEVWDKCGRHLGAIDPATKEWLMHKIADVTKNFRP, from the coding sequence ATGAAGCGTTTTTTGTTTTTTGCATTGTTTGTAGCATCACAGATCTTGGGTCATGGATTTGGTCAAAGTACCCTTATAAAAACAAATAAAACTTGTCAGAGCATAGATAGTGTGTGCCGGAACGTATCTGAAAAACAGTATGTTACCAGTTATGATATACGTACTTCTGCGTATACTATCAAGAAAATAAAATCAGCCGGGGTGAGTACAACCAACTGTTATTGTAAAATCTGGTTTGATGAGTGTTTTGATAATGACGATGTGATATGCACGCCGACGCAGGAATTTTATGCACCCATATTGCAAAAGTGGGTATCGGCGTATCAGCTCAAAGTAGGCGATCAACTACTGGGCGCCCATCAAAAATTACACTCAATTGCGCGTATAAAATTTATAAAAAAACCGCTTATTGTCTATTCGCTTGAAATTAAAAAACTTCATAATTTTTTGGTCGGCAGACATGCCATTCTTACACACAATATGCTATTCCCAGTTGGCGCTTATATTGGGTTGAGCGTTGCATTTGGTAGTGGGGCTACAACCGGTGGCACCGCAGGCAGCTTTTTTGGCCCCATTACTTGTGCAGGCGGCATTGTCATCGGGGGCCTTATTGGCGTCGCCATACAACTGGTAAAACGCAAGGGTAAGCTGTCTCATTATGTTTTAGTTTTCGATGCAAACAATATCGAAAAGCATCTGATGCACCATGCTGATCGCAAAGATAATTCTGGTGAAGTAGAGTTTAATAATAGTCCTACACCTTGCGGAGCCGGCCCTGAAGATCCGGATCCAAGAGATCCGAGAAATAGAAATAAAAAAGCTGAAAAAAATAACAAAAATAATGAGCGTAAAAAAAATACACGTGAGGAATTAATACGTGGGATGAATGAATTAAAAAAAATAGGATTTGATTACTCTAAGCAACATGATAAATATCGGTTAACAAAAGGAGATAAAATACATGGAAAGGGTGAATGGATAAATCCTGATCGTCTTCACAATGAGATAGAGGTATGGGATAAGTGTGGGAGGCATTTGGGAGCAATCGATCCCGCAACAAAAGAATGGTTAATGCATAAAATAGCAGATGTGACTAAAAATTTTAGGCCTTAA
- a CDS encoding prepilin peptidase, which produces MLILVLIAAACWGSFLNVVACRLIEGTSLLVRSHCPLCAHTIAWHDLFPVLSWFKLKGRCRYCSTKISLLYPAIELITLISFGLAYPLISPLYLLSYFLFFSALIITIRTDLEHMLIIRLCSLYLIPIGLLLSFLDLLPICFYNSLAGACVGFGILWGIRKAYWLARHQEGMGDGDQELLAAIGAFTGILGVWLTLLLASLSASLYGIALLIFFGESKNFKLPFGPFLALGAITYVLFSQHLIALLGLAAL; this is translated from the coding sequence ATTTTAATACTTGTATTAATAGCTGCTGCCTGCTGGGGGTCGTTTTTAAATGTCGTTGCCTGCCGATTGATTGAAGGCACGTCACTTTTGGTACGATCGCACTGTCCACTATGCGCACACACGATCGCCTGGCATGATCTTTTTCCGGTACTGTCATGGTTCAAACTCAAAGGCCGCTGCCGCTACTGTTCAACAAAAATATCGCTATTATATCCTGCTATAGAACTTATCACGCTGATCAGCTTTGGGCTCGCTTACCCCCTGATAAGCCCCCTCTATTTGCTCAGTTATTTTTTATTTTTTTCCGCACTTATAATTACCATTAGAACCGACCTTGAGCACATGCTCATTATACGCTTATGCAGCCTCTACTTAATTCCCATAGGCTTATTGCTGAGTTTCTTGGATCTGCTGCCTATTTGCTTTTACAACAGTCTTGCCGGTGCCTGTGTCGGCTTTGGAATTTTGTGGGGAATAAGAAAAGCATATTGGCTTGCGAGGCATCAAGAAGGCATGGGGGATGGAGATCAAGAGCTGCTGGCAGCAATTGGTGCATTCACGGGCATTTTAGGCGTATGGCTGACGCTTCTTCTCGCATCACTCTCCGCGTCACTGTACGGCATTGCGCTTCTTATTTTTTTTGGAGAATCAAAAAACTTCAAACTCCCGTTTGGCCCATTTCTCGCCCTCGGTGCTATCACATACGTTCTTTTTTCCCAGCACCTTATTGCACTCTTAGGCCTTGCTGCCCTATAA
- a CDS encoding ribosome-binding factor A, translated as MAHSSVSDIKRAQKESALLRIISNLFMQTALDDNRIKDVFVNRVTLSPDKGSCFVFFYSPKGEEYFHEMLKILILYKPSLRKAVAQSLQARYTPELIFKFDHHFEKTLKIEQLIDKAKGEDQF; from the coding sequence ATGGCACACAGTTCCGTTTCTGATATCAAAAGAGCTCAAAAAGAGTCCGCTCTTCTGAGAATCATCTCAAACCTCTTCATGCAAACAGCCCTTGATGATAATCGAATCAAGGACGTTTTTGTTAATCGGGTGACCCTTTCTCCAGACAAAGGGTCCTGTTTTGTTTTCTTCTATTCGCCCAAGGGTGAAGAGTATTTTCATGAGATGCTTAAAATCCTCATACTCTACAAGCCCTCTCTCAGAAAAGCCGTCGCCCAGTCACTTCAGGCGCGCTATACACCTGAGTTGATTTTTAAATTTGATCATCATTTTGAAAAAACATTAAAAATTGAACAACTTATCGATAAAGCAAAAGGCGAAGACCAATTTTAA
- the rpsU gene encoding 30S ribosomal protein S21 has translation MSKKSNIAISVNDNIERALRQLKKKIEREGIVRDMKRIVYYESPTQKRRKRMMRAIKQNWIRMAAHKQI, from the coding sequence ATGAGCAAAAAATCAAACATCGCCATTTCTGTCAATGACAACATTGAACGCGCCCTACGTCAACTCAAAAAGAAAATTGAACGTGAAGGCATTGTTCGCGACATGAAACGCATCGTTTATTATGAATCTCCCACCCAAAAACGTCGCAAACGCATGATGCGCGCCATCAAACAAAACTGGATCCGCATGGCGGCCCACAAACAAATTTAA